Proteins from a single region of Hymenobacter sp. GOD-10R:
- a CDS encoding NAD(P)-dependent alcohol dehydrogenase, with product MKITAAVVKEKGGSFLLEEAELDQPQPQEVLVRIVATGICHTDMVIRNQQMAAPLPMVLGHEGAGVVEAIGNEVTEVAVGDHVVLTFGYCGKCSSCREGFPTYCEHMLEHNFAGSRPDGTHRIHQHSTPDLHDSFFSQSSFATYAVAHENNTIKVPKDVPLELLGPLGCGIQTGAGAILNSLNVHSGASVAVFGTGAVGLSAIMASRVAGATTIIAVDINEERLALAKELGATHTINSKTGNVVEQIQQLTGPGTHFAFDTTGRPEIIRTAVQGLRTHGVCGLVGVTAPDKELSFGPNDIMVAGRTLKGILQGDSVPSIFIPRLIALYQQGQFPFNKLVKFYEFDQINQAAEDSEKGITIKPVLRIGKVEA from the coding sequence ATGAAGATTACAGCTGCTGTCGTCAAAGAAAAAGGCGGCTCATTTCTGCTCGAAGAAGCCGAACTGGACCAACCACAACCCCAAGAAGTGTTGGTGCGCATCGTAGCCACCGGCATTTGCCACACTGATATGGTGATTCGCAATCAGCAGATGGCAGCGCCCCTGCCTATGGTACTCGGCCACGAAGGCGCGGGCGTGGTGGAAGCTATCGGCAATGAAGTGACGGAAGTAGCCGTGGGTGACCATGTGGTCCTCACCTTCGGCTACTGCGGCAAGTGCAGCAGCTGCCGGGAAGGATTCCCTACCTACTGCGAGCACATGCTGGAGCACAACTTCGCCGGCAGCCGCCCTGATGGCACGCACCGCATTCATCAGCACAGCACGCCCGATTTGCACGACAGCTTCTTCTCGCAGTCGTCGTTTGCTACCTATGCCGTGGCCCACGAAAACAACACCATCAAAGTGCCTAAGGACGTGCCGCTGGAGCTGCTCGGGCCGTTGGGCTGCGGCATCCAGACCGGGGCCGGTGCCATTCTCAATAGCCTGAATGTGCATTCCGGCGCCAGTGTTGCCGTTTTTGGGACCGGAGCCGTAGGATTGTCGGCCATCATGGCCTCGCGCGTGGCTGGAGCCACGACTATCATTGCCGTAGACATCAACGAGGAGCGCTTAGCGCTGGCCAAGGAACTAGGAGCTACCCATACCATCAACAGCAAGACGGGCAACGTGGTGGAGCAGATCCAGCAGCTCACGGGCCCGGGCACGCACTTTGCCTTCGACACCACCGGCCGCCCCGAAATCATCCGCACGGCCGTACAAGGGCTGCGCACCCACGGCGTGTGCGGTTTGGTGGGCGTGACGGCTCCTGACAAAGAACTGAGCTTTGGTCCCAACGACATCATGGTGGCCGGCCGGACTCTTAAGGGCATTCTGCAGGGCGATTCGGTGCCCAGCATCTTCATTCCGCGCCTGATTGCCCTTTACCAGCAAGGCCAGTTTCCCTTCAACAAGCTGGTGAAATTCTACGAGTTCGACCAGATAAATCAGGCTGCCGAAGACTCGGAAAAGGGCATCACCATCAAGCCGGTGCTGCGCATTGGCAAGGTGGAGGCATAA
- a CDS encoding AraC family transcriptional regulator codes for MLTTQEFLVELENIDSRPETMFVQQQHSEENYPLHQHQKTQLVYVRSGVAYLITPSKTYFLPARHYVLVPPRLAHRVLFHSPQHIITGLCFAEARDTDHPFFGKLGIYPVTDLLYEMLGYTESWYGHYGPEQYEPYLFLLNLKLVLPRISHHPLPLALPTTEDPRLVPVLRYIYEHIGELLELGGLARHFGFSPRSLSRLFQECLSISFGQYLKLRRMMAAMELMLKSQQTISEIAYAVGYNSLASFSNTFYKLVGQRPSQFAAREQ; via the coding sequence ATGCTCACGACCCAGGAATTTCTGGTGGAACTTGAAAACATCGACAGCCGACCTGAAACCATGTTCGTGCAGCAGCAGCACAGCGAGGAAAACTATCCCCTGCACCAGCACCAGAAAACGCAGCTGGTGTACGTGCGCAGCGGTGTAGCTTACCTTATCACGCCCAGCAAAACGTACTTTTTGCCGGCCCGGCACTATGTGCTCGTTCCGCCCCGGCTAGCGCACCGCGTACTATTTCACTCCCCCCAACATATCATAACGGGCTTATGCTTTGCTGAGGCTCGCGACACCGACCACCCGTTCTTCGGTAAGCTGGGCATCTACCCGGTGACGGACCTATTGTACGAGATGCTGGGCTACACCGAAAGCTGGTACGGGCACTATGGGCCTGAGCAGTACGAACCCTATTTGTTTTTGCTGAATCTCAAGTTGGTACTGCCCCGCATCAGCCATCATCCGCTACCACTGGCCTTGCCTACGACGGAAGACCCGCGCTTGGTGCCGGTACTGCGCTATATCTACGAGCATATCGGCGAACTGCTGGAGCTCGGCGGACTGGCCCGGCACTTCGGCTTCAGCCCGCGGAGTTTGTCGCGCCTGTTTCAGGAGTGCCTGAGCATCTCCTTCGGCCAGTACCTGAAACTCCGGCGCATGATGGCGGCCATGGAGTTGATGCTGAAATCCCAGCAGACCATCAGCGAAATTGCCTACGCCGTGGGATATAATAGCTTGGCCTCGTTCAGCAATACCTTCTACAAGCTGGTCGGTCAGCGGCCCTCGCAGTTTGCAGCCCGCGAGCAGTAA
- a CDS encoding YceI family protein: MKNLLFSLLLAATVLSAPVQAAKDPATRKPVTASAAVETYKVQPQLSSLGWTGKKIGGQHAGTINLKEGTVQVKGSQIVGGTFVADMTSLKNTDLTDADYNAKLVGHLKSDDFFGVEKNPTATFVITSVKPLKGDANGNNATITGNLSIKGKTNPLSFPAKVGVKNGVAAASGTASIDRTKYNVTFGSTLFGTAADKAVDDVFTLSFNVIAKGNGVATR, from the coding sequence ATGAAAAACCTCCTGTTTTCCCTCCTGCTAGCCGCTACCGTACTGTCGGCTCCTGTGCAAGCCGCTAAAGACCCCGCCACCCGTAAGCCGGTTACGGCCAGCGCGGCAGTTGAAACCTACAAAGTGCAGCCGCAACTGAGCTCGCTCGGCTGGACGGGCAAGAAAATCGGCGGCCAGCACGCTGGCACCATCAACCTGAAAGAAGGCACCGTGCAGGTAAAAGGCAGCCAGATTGTGGGCGGCACGTTCGTGGCCGACATGACCTCGCTCAAGAACACTGACCTGACGGACGCCGACTACAACGCCAAACTGGTGGGCCATCTCAAGTCAGACGATTTCTTCGGCGTCGAAAAGAACCCCACCGCTACGTTCGTCATCACTAGCGTCAAACCGCTGAAAGGTGACGCCAACGGCAACAACGCTACCATCACCGGCAACCTGTCCATCAAGGGCAAAACCAACCCGCTCAGCTTTCCGGCCAAAGTAGGCGTGAAAAACGGCGTGGCCGCTGCTTCCGGCACTGCGAGTATCGACCGTACAAAATACAATGTCACGTTTGGCTCAACTCTGTTTGGCACCGCCGCTGACAAAGCAGTCGATGACGTATTCACGCTGAGCTTCAACGTTATTGCCAAAGGTAACGGCGTCGCTACGCGCTAA
- a CDS encoding esterase, whose protein sequence is MSRRFWPWLVVFLLLIPPTSMTIAATTQPPLLTNLSLAYRPVNPAQATGAKRLLLLLHGVGGNELNLLPVGEQLADAHTLVLSVRAPLVFGPMGFGFYQVDFSSGKPVFNQAQQLDGQRLLLNFMHEASAKYGIPTGQVYLLGFSQGAIMAYDVALTHPAQVRGVLAFSGRMLIESRQHHAPAADVQKVRFFLSHGRHDDKLPAFYADEAVTFLKALGITPHYEAFEGGHEVPVSGLAAAHRWLTQQP, encoded by the coding sequence ATGAGCCGTCGATTCTGGCCGTGGCTGGTTGTTTTTCTCTTGCTAATTCCACCAACTTCCATGACGATTGCCGCCACTACGCAGCCCCCGCTGCTCACTAATTTATCCCTGGCTTACCGCCCAGTAAACCCGGCCCAAGCTACCGGGGCCAAAAGACTCCTGCTGCTGCTGCACGGCGTGGGCGGCAACGAACTGAACCTGCTCCCAGTGGGCGAGCAGTTGGCCGATGCCCACACGCTAGTGCTTTCAGTGCGAGCCCCACTGGTGTTTGGCCCCATGGGCTTTGGCTTCTATCAGGTTGATTTCTCGTCGGGTAAGCCCGTCTTCAACCAAGCCCAGCAACTGGATGGGCAGCGGTTACTGCTCAACTTTATGCACGAGGCCTCCGCTAAATATGGCATTCCGACCGGCCAGGTGTATCTGTTGGGCTTCAGCCAGGGCGCCATCATGGCCTACGACGTAGCCCTGACTCACCCGGCGCAGGTGCGGGGCGTGCTGGCTTTCAGCGGCCGCATGCTGATCGAGTCGCGCCAGCACCACGCCCCGGCCGCCGACGTGCAGAAGGTGCGCTTCTTCCTCAGCCACGGTCGCCACGACGACAAACTCCCGGCCTTCTATGCCGATGAGGCCGTGACGTTCCTGAAAGCCCTAGGCATCACCCCGCACTACGAAGCCTTCGAAGGCGGGCACGAAGTACCGGTGAGCGGCTTGGCAGCCGCTCACCGGTGGCTAACCCAGCAGCCCTAA